The following nucleotide sequence is from Streptomyces bathyalis.
CCTTTTCCCGTCCCGCACCGTTGATGGCGAGCGCCGGCATCGCGCGGGCCGAAGGCGGTGGCGGCGGGCCCGCCTGGGAGGACCAGGGGAGCCCTCGCAGATGCCGCCGCGTGAGTGACGGCTTCCGGCCGGTAAATGACCGCTGGAGGAGGAGGCACCTCATGGGCAGGGCAGTGGGCATAGACCTCGGCACCACGAACTCGGTCATCGCCTATTGGGAGGGCGGGGAAGCGTCGGTCGTCCCGAACGCGGAGGGGACCCGTACGACGCCGTCCGTGGTCGCCTACACCGACACAGGGGAGCGGCTGGTCGGGCAGCTGGCGCGACGTCAGGCGATTCTCAACCCCAAGGGCACGATCTACTCGGCCAAGCGCTTCATCGGCCGCAACTACGAAGAGGTCCCGGACGAGGCCAAGGCCGTCGCGTACGACGTCGTCGAGGGCGAAGGCGGTGTCGCGCGCTTCGAGGTACGGGGGAAGCAGTACGCGCCGGAGGAGATCAGCGCGCAGGTCCTGCGCAAGCTCGCGGACGACGCGGGGAAGGCCTTCGGCGAGAAGGTGACCGAAGCGGTGATCACCGTCCCGGCGTACTTCAACGACTCGCAGCGCACGGCCACGAAGGACGCGGGCCGCATCGCCGGGCTGGAAGTCCTGCGGATCATCAACGAACCCACCGCCGCCGCCCTCGCCTACGGCATGGACAAGAAGGAGCACGAGAGCGTGCTCGTCTTCGACCTCGGCGGCGGAACGTTCGACGTCAGCATCCTGGACGTCGGCGACGGCGTCGTGGAGGTCCGGTCGACCGCCGGAGACGGCCACCTCGGAGGCGACGACTTCGACCGGCGGCTCGTCGATCACCTCGCGGACGCGTTCCAGCGGGACAACGGCATCGACCTGCGCAACGACCCGCAGGCGCTCCAGCGGCTCTTCGAGGCGGCGGAGAAGGCCAAGACGGAGCTCAGCTCGGTCACGCAGACGCAGGTCAGCCTGCCCTTCATCACGGCGGACGCCGCAGGCCCGAAGCATCTGACGGAGACGGTGATGCGCTCCACGTTCGAGCAGATCACCGCCGACCTCGTCGAGCGCTGCCTGGATCCCGTGAAGCAGGCCATGGCCGACGCGAAGATCACCGACAGCGACATCGACGAGGTCATCCTCGTGGGCGGCTCCACGCGGATGCCCGCGGTGCAGGCGCTCGTCCGCCGCCTCACCGGCGGCATGGACCCGAACATGAGCGTCAACCCCGACGAGGTCGTCGCCGTGGGTGCCGGCATCCAGGCAGGTGTGCTGAAGGGCGAGGTCAAGGACGTCCTGCTGCTGGACGTCACTCCGCTCTCGCTCGGCGTGGAGACGCGCGGCGGCGTGATGACGAAGATCATCGAGCGGAACACCACCATTCCCGTCCGGCGCTCCGAGACCTTCTCGACGGCCGAGGACAACCAGCCGGCCGTGGACGTCGTGGTGCTCCAGGGCGAACGGGAGAACGCCGCCGACAACCGGGTGCTGGGCCGGTTCCAGCTCACCGACATCCGGCCCGCGCCACGTGGCGAGCCCCAGATCGAGGTCATCTTCGACATCGACGCCAACGGCATCCTCAACGTCACCGCGCGCGACCGGGACACCGGCGCCGAGCAGGGCATCACCATCAGCGAGAGCTCGAATCTCGACCGCGGCGAGGTCGAGAAGATGGTCACCGAGGCCGAGCGCAACCGCAGCGAGGACCAGGCTCTCCGCCAGGCCGTGGACGCCCGCAACGAGTTGGACACCGTCGCGTACCAGGTGGAACGCCGCCTTGCGGAGCTGGGCGACGACGCACCCCAGCACGAGAAGGCCCGTGCGGAGATGCTCGTCGCCGACGCCCGGAGGGCCGTTGAGCAGGGGGAGGAGATCGAGGGCGTCCGTTCGCTCACCTCGGAGCTGCAGCAGCTCTTCCACGCGCTGGGAGCCCGTGGAGCGGCGCCCGCATCCGGAGCGGCCTCGACCGACGGATCGTCCCCGGAGGGCAGGCCCGGCGAGGGCACCTCGGGCGACGACGACGTCGTGGACGCCGAGTTCGACAAGGGCTGAGGCGGTGCCATGCCGAAGGACAACGACCCCACGGAAGCGGAGTTCCCGCTGGACGAAGGGGACAGGGCCCACGAGCCCGACGTTCCCCGCGAGGGCGACGGCGGCGCGCAGCAGGCCGCCGGGGAGCCCGAGGCACGGACCGAGCCGGAGGCACGGGCCGAGCCGGGAACCGAGGCCGAGGCCGAGCCACAGGCGGAGATCGTGGAGGAGCTCCGCGACCGCTGGCACAGGGCCCTGGCCGACGCGGACAACCTGCGCAAGCGCCACGTCCGCGAACTCGAGCGCGAACGTGCTGCGGAGCGTGCCCGTACGGCGGCCGCGCTGCTGCCCGTCATCGACCACCTGGAGATGGCCCTCGAACACGCCGAGTCCGAGCCGTCGTCCGTGATCGAAGGTGTCAGGGCCGTACGGGACCAGGCCGTCGGCACCTTCGAGAAGCTGGGATTCGTCCGCCACGAGGAGACCGGCGTGCCCTTCGACCCGGCCCGTCACGAGGCGGTGAGCA
It contains:
- the dnaK gene encoding molecular chaperone DnaK yields the protein MGRAVGIDLGTTNSVIAYWEGGEASVVPNAEGTRTTPSVVAYTDTGERLVGQLARRQAILNPKGTIYSAKRFIGRNYEEVPDEAKAVAYDVVEGEGGVARFEVRGKQYAPEEISAQVLRKLADDAGKAFGEKVTEAVITVPAYFNDSQRTATKDAGRIAGLEVLRIINEPTAAALAYGMDKKEHESVLVFDLGGGTFDVSILDVGDGVVEVRSTAGDGHLGGDDFDRRLVDHLADAFQRDNGIDLRNDPQALQRLFEAAEKAKTELSSVTQTQVSLPFITADAAGPKHLTETVMRSTFEQITADLVERCLDPVKQAMADAKITDSDIDEVILVGGSTRMPAVQALVRRLTGGMDPNMSVNPDEVVAVGAGIQAGVLKGEVKDVLLLDVTPLSLGVETRGGVMTKIIERNTTIPVRRSETFSTAEDNQPAVDVVVLQGERENAADNRVLGRFQLTDIRPAPRGEPQIEVIFDIDANGILNVTARDRDTGAEQGITISESSNLDRGEVEKMVTEAERNRSEDQALRQAVDARNELDTVAYQVERRLAELGDDAPQHEKARAEMLVADARRAVEQGEEIEGVRSLTSELQQLFHALGARGAAPASGAASTDGSSPEGRPGEGTSGDDDVVDAEFDKG
- a CDS encoding nucleotide exchange factor GrpE — encoded protein: MPKDNDPTEAEFPLDEGDRAHEPDVPREGDGGAQQAAGEPEARTEPEARAEPGTEAEAEPQAEIVEELRDRWHRALADADNLRKRHVRELERERAAERARTAAALLPVIDHLEMALEHAESEPSSVIEGVRAVRDQAVGTFEKLGFVRHEETGVPFDPARHEAVSTVEDDGSGPGVVSEVLRPGYGDGPSQLRPAAVTVTARQE